From Phocoena phocoena chromosome 16, mPhoPho1.1, whole genome shotgun sequence, a single genomic window includes:
- the PRLHR gene encoding prolactin-releasing peptide receptor, with protein sequence MASLATQGPGAPDFFSGLLRAASTPANQSSGALVGNGSAAGPGAQAIAPFQSLQLVHQLKGLIVLLYSIVVVVGLVGNCLLVLVIARVRRLHNVTNFLIGNLALSDVLMCTACVPLTLAYAFEPRGWVFGGGLCHLVFFLQPVTVYVSVFTLATIAVDRYVVLVHPLRRRISLRLSAYAVLAIWALSAVLALPAAVHTYHVELKPHRVRLCEEFWGSQERQRQLYAWGLLLVTYLLPLLVILLSYVRVSVKLRNRVVPGCVTPSQADWDRARRRRTFCLLVVVVVVFAVCWLPLHVFNLLRDLDPRAIDPYAFGLVQLLCHWLAMSSVCYNPFIYAWLHDSFREELRKLLFTWPRKIAPHGQSMTVSVLI encoded by the coding sequence ATGGCCTCATTGGCGACTCAGGGTCCCGGGGCCCCTGACTTCTTTTCTGGGCTGCTGCGGGCGGCTTCAACTCCGGCCAACCAGAGCTCAGGAGCGTTGGTGGGCAATGGGTCGGCGGCTGGTCCTGGCGCGCAGGCCATCGCGCCATTCCAGAGCCTGCAGCTGGTGCATCAGCTGAAGGGGCTGATTGTGCTGCTCTACAGCATCGTGGTGGTCGTGGGGCTGGTGGGCAACTGCCTGCTGGTGCTGGTGATCGCACGGGTGCGTCGGCTGCACAACGTGACCAACTTCCTCATCGGCAACCTGGCCTTGTCGGACGTGCTCATGTGCACCGCCTGCGTGCCGCTCACGCTGGCCTACGCTTTCGAGCCACGCGGCTGGGTGTTCGGCGGCGGCCTGTGCCACCTGGTCTTCTTCCTGCAGCCCGTCACCGTCTATGTGTCTGTGTTCACGCTCGCCACCATCGCGGTGGACCGCTACGTCGTGCTGGTGCACCCTCTGCGCCGGCGCATCTCGCTGCGCCTCAGCGCCTACGCGGTGCTGGCCATCTGGGCGCTGTCCGCGGTGCTGGCGCTGCCGGCCGCCGTGCACACCTACCACGTCGAGCTCAAGCCACACCGCGTGCGCCTCTGCGAGGAGTTCTGGGGGTCCCAGGAGCGCCAGCGCCAGCTCTACGCTTGGGGGCTGCTGCTCGTCACCTACCTGCTCCCCCTGCTGGTCATCCTCTTGTCTTACGTCCGGGTGTCGGTGAAGCTCCGCAACCGCGTGGTGCCGGGCTGCGTGACCCCGAGCCAAGCGGACTGGGATCGCGCGCGACGCCGCCGCACCTTCTgcctgctggtggtggtggtggtggtgttcgCCGTCTGCTGGCTGCCCCTGCACGTCTTCAATCTGCTGCGGGATCTCGACCCGCGCGCCATAGACCCCTATGCCTTCGGGTTAGTGCAGCTGCTCTGCCACTGGCTCGCCATGAGCTCGGTCTGCTACAACCCCTTCATCTACGCCTGGCTGCACGACAGCTTCCGTGAGGAGCTACGCAAGCTGTTGTTCACCTGGCCCCGCAAGATCGCGCCGCACGGCCAGAGCATGACAGTCAGCGTGCTCATCTGA